One region of Opitutaceae bacterium genomic DNA includes:
- the rpmG gene encoding 50S ribosomal protein L33: MQEVVTLECTEARKEGKPVSRYLTRRNKKTVTERIEKKKYNPFLKRHTLHKEIK, encoded by the coding sequence ATGCAAGAAGTTGTCACACTGGAGTGCACTGAAGCCCGCAAGGAGGGAAAGCCCGTTTCCCGTTACCTCACCCGACGCAACAAGAAGACGGTGACCGAGCGCATCGAGAAGAAGAAGTACAACCCCTTCCTCAAGCGCCACACGCTTCACAAGGAAATCAAATAA
- a CDS encoding DNA integrity scanning protein DisA nucleotide-binding domain protein, with translation MRLDKIIARSRLVELKSSDLKGALQELLDVSVAKFPDLKPEVLLRSLLQREGTMTTYLGNGVSLPHARVKMSRPYVLAVGRSKAGIRHDGGASDERIHFILMLIAGERARSYLPVLASLARLFKEPEFIDSLLIAPDLDDLYTKLIAGLGGIAGRPIQAQQNRVNRLMLREAERVARGAGCGALMVFGDTFVGGIEAGMIQPKLKTILVTRNPIEAGEDHSAFADTIQVRSFSKARLAQLRSAMLVGLTHGIISFNDRVCCIAGITGSNQFDTLVVVDVEREFQTLLTGHAELLPPDVRPEVLERVIAVATELAVEGREGRPVGCLFVVGDTAKVEKLIKPLVLNPFFGYKEEDRNILNPFMDETIKEYSLLDGAFIIRGDGVVLSAGSLLQATDSDHALPSGLGSRHAAAAAISVATECISIVVSSSTGQVNLFRRGVMLPLTERKMSPA, from the coding sequence ATGCGTCTCGACAAGATCATAGCCAGAAGCCGTCTCGTTGAGCTGAAGAGCTCGGATTTGAAGGGGGCGCTTCAGGAGCTCTTGGATGTCTCGGTGGCGAAATTTCCCGACCTGAAACCCGAGGTCCTGCTTCGCAGCCTCTTGCAGCGGGAGGGCACAATGACGACCTATCTGGGCAATGGCGTCTCCCTGCCGCACGCGCGGGTCAAGATGTCGCGTCCATACGTCCTCGCTGTTGGGCGCAGCAAGGCGGGAATCCGGCATGATGGAGGAGCAAGCGATGAGCGCATACATTTCATCCTGATGTTGATTGCCGGGGAAAGGGCGCGCAGCTACCTGCCGGTCCTGGCGTCGCTCGCCCGCCTTTTCAAGGAGCCCGAGTTCATTGACAGTCTGCTCATCGCACCGGATCTTGACGATCTCTACACAAAGCTGATCGCCGGGCTGGGAGGCATTGCGGGGCGGCCGATTCAGGCGCAGCAAAACCGCGTGAACCGCCTGATGCTTCGGGAGGCGGAGCGTGTGGCCAGGGGCGCCGGCTGCGGGGCGCTGATGGTTTTTGGGGACACCTTTGTGGGTGGAATCGAGGCTGGCATGATACAGCCGAAGCTGAAAACGATCCTTGTCACGCGAAACCCGATTGAGGCTGGGGAGGACCATTCGGCGTTTGCTGACACCATCCAGGTCCGGTCCTTTTCCAAGGCGCGCCTGGCGCAGTTGCGCAGTGCGATGCTTGTCGGGCTGACCCACGGCATCATATCCTTCAACGATCGTGTGTGCTGCATCGCCGGCATCACGGGCAGCAACCAGTTCGACACGCTGGTGGTGGTGGATGTCGAGCGTGAGTTCCAGACGCTGCTGACGGGCCATGCGGAGCTTCTCCCGCCGGATGTCCGACCCGAGGTTCTCGAGAGGGTCATCGCGGTTGCCACGGAGCTTGCGGTTGAGGGAAGGGAGGGGCGGCCGGTGGGATGCCTGTTCGTCGTTGGCGACACCGCGAAGGTCGAGAAGCTGATCAAGCCGCTCGTCTTGAATCCATTTTTCGGATACAAGGAGGAGGACCGGAACATCCTGAATCCGTTCATGGATGAAACGATCAAGGAGTATTCCCTCCTTGATGGCGCCTTCATCATCCGCGGGGATGGCGTCGTGCTTTCCGCGGGCAGTCTGCTTCAGGCAACCGATTCCGATCATGCGCTTCCGAGCGGCCTCGGCAGCCGCCACGCGGCCGCCGCCGCGATCAGCGTGGCTACCGAATGCATCTCAATCGTGGTTTCGTCCAGCACCGGGCAGGTGAACCTTTTCCGGCGCGGCGTCATGCTGCCGCTGACCGAGCGGAAAATGTCCCCGGCGTAG
- the ndhC gene encoding NADH-quinone oxidoreductase subunit A, with product MTSAVVDTSADYLPILVQVLLAAGLAGAIVGISQLLGQRSAKNAIKDSAYECGVKPEGITHARFAVKFYVTAMLFIIFDIEVVFLIPWTFIYREFLASHISILGPISFFLFVLVLGLYYEVKKGALEWER from the coding sequence ATGACATCCGCTGTCGTCGATACGTCCGCAGACTACCTGCCGATTCTTGTGCAGGTGCTGCTTGCTGCCGGCCTGGCCGGCGCCATTGTCGGTATCAGTCAGCTCCTTGGCCAGCGTTCCGCGAAGAATGCGATCAAGGACTCCGCCTACGAATGCGGAGTGAAGCCGGAAGGCATCACGCATGCGCGTTTCGCGGTGAAATTCTATGTGACCGCGATGCTTTTCATCATCTTCGATATTGAGGTGGTTTTCCTGATACCCTGGACGTTCATCTATCGGGAGTTCCTAGCCAGTCATATCTCGATTCTCGGCCCAATCTCCTTCTTCCTGTTCGTTCTAGTCCTGGGACTTTACTACGAGGTGAAGAAAGGGGCATTGGAATGGGAACGGTGA
- a CDS encoding DUF362 domain-containing protein, producing MRFLFRSILVSALGALALPNLMVVVAKGQNANALPSMPLPPPAPLLPVWETSLQNFDQAIYDREVERLFVQFEAATGKRIQPTVKKKVGLKIYADSGQGLSTPHALVHAVIHALERRGFEDSGIFLVGLNQLRLRLTGFLPSLVTGESAYKGHPVYVLESGRFFDPVWFYDSPLPNRFDPVLAEKQVEGVDANTSTEQDRKSFLATPLFLDADFWINLPVFTDHPILGVNGALVNATLWNASNTARFFRSPANAPAAVAEMSAIPELRATWAFTIASLERYQFIGGPYFNSLYTVSEPKLWMSADPVALDSLALEKINYWRKRSGFQPISEEIRTLEFAEILGVGTSRSLPTRLFKLNE from the coding sequence ATGCGATTCCTTTTTCGAAGCATTCTTGTTTCCGCCCTTGGTGCGCTCGCCCTGCCAAACCTGATGGTCGTTGTCGCCAAGGGACAGAATGCCAATGCATTGCCTTCGATGCCACTGCCGCCGCCGGCACCCTTGCTGCCCGTGTGGGAAACTTCGCTCCAGAATTTTGATCAGGCGATCTATGACAGGGAAGTGGAGAGGCTCTTTGTTCAGTTTGAGGCCGCGACCGGCAAGAGGATACAGCCGACTGTCAAGAAGAAGGTCGGACTTAAGATTTATGCCGATTCCGGGCAGGGGCTTTCGACACCCCATGCGCTGGTTCATGCGGTGATCCATGCGCTTGAACGGCGTGGGTTCGAGGATTCGGGCATATTCCTGGTGGGGCTGAACCAACTCCGCCTGCGTCTCACGGGTTTTCTTCCCTCGCTGGTGACCGGCGAGAGTGCGTACAAGGGGCATCCCGTTTATGTGCTCGAATCCGGCCGCTTCTTTGACCCGGTGTGGTTTTACGACAGCCCGCTCCCCAATCGTTTCGACCCGGTGCTTGCGGAGAAGCAGGTGGAGGGGGTCGATGCGAACACGAGCACGGAGCAGGATCGCAAGAGTTTTCTGGCAACCCCGCTTTTTCTCGATGCGGATTTCTGGATCAATCTGCCGGTCTTCACCGATCACCCGATTCTTGGGGTGAATGGAGCACTGGTGAATGCCACGCTGTGGAATGCCTCCAATACGGCGCGTTTCTTCCGCTCGCCGGCGAATGCGCCCGCGGCGGTGGCTGAAATGAGCGCCATTCCGGAACTGCGCGCCACATGGGCCTTCACCATCGCGAGTCTAGAGCGCTATCAGTTCATTGGCGGCCCCTACTTCAACTCCCTGTATACGGTTTCAGAGCCGAAGCTGTGGATGAGCGCCGATCCCGTGGCACTCGATTCACTGGCGCTTGAAAAGATCAACTACTGGAGAAAACGATCGGGATTTCAGCCCATCTCCGAGGAGATTCGCACGCTCGAGTTTGCGGAAATCCTGGGCGTGGGCACTTCGCGATCACTGCCGACGCGCTTGTTCAAGTTGAACGAATAG